A segment of the Amia ocellicauda isolate fAmiCal2 chromosome 5, fAmiCal2.hap1, whole genome shotgun sequence genome:
gtgtgtgtgtctgtgtgtgtgagtgtgaagcCTGCTGCTGGGATAAAATGGTAACACAGACatcctttaaataaaataagacacAGTAAAATGTAGACATTAAACACAGGAGGGAACACTGAAGTCCGAAGCTGCGAAACACATCTGTTGATGCGTTTTCTTTAGAGACCCCTTCTGTCTTTTTAAATTCCCTTTCAACTGTCCGGACAGCAATCAGAGTACATCCCTCAGGAGCTCTCCGTGGTGCTGAAACAGACCTAAAATGAGTCTGAAGGCAGCAGGAGAGGGGACAGAGTCTGCTGCAGGGtctacaagtgtgtgtgtgtgtgtgtgtgtgtgtgtgtgtttccctaCTGcagtgtatctgtgctgtgttgtttcaGGGCTGGGTGCGCAGGCCAGTGGCTATGGCCCAGTGTTTGAGGAGCAGCCTTCCAGCCTTCTGTTCCCTGATGGGCTGACGGAGGAGAAGGTGAATCTGGGCTGCCGTGCTAGGGCAAGCCCACCCGCCACCTACAGGTCAGTCTGGGGGGAAGCATCTGTGCAGTACACGGCGTGGCTCTGCCGGGGGGCAATGCGACACACTGGGTTGATGGCAGTGAATGCGTAGTCCTgcccaaaacaatacaaataagtgTCAAAGCCTGAGACAGATATTATGAGCAGATCTATCTCCCTCTCCTGCATCCCTCTATCATTTCCTCTCGCATCCTCCCTTATCCCTCCctctacctctccctctccttctcttccttccccccccccaactccctttccctctccctttctctctctcccattgTACAGGTGGAAAGTGAACGGCACCGATGTGCGAGTGGAGGATGAGCCGCGCTACACCCTGGTGGCCGGGAACCTGGTCATCAGCGCCCCCCAGCGTGGCCAGGACAGCGGCTCCTACCAGTGCCTCGCCACCAACCCCAGCGGCACGATCATCAGCCAGGAGGCCAGCGTGCGGTTCGGCTGTGAGTGTCCTGCTTCCATAGGCTTGCATGCTCCCTTTCACGATTAGGTTTGCACTTCACAGTGTATGGTAAAGCGACGACAGCCTGCTCTGTTCCCAGACATTCGATCGCGCCCCGTCACTTTGGCTCGCGATTGTAATCACGTGGCCTCCCGGAAGCACGCCTCCTGCGATGCCGGCTTGTCCAGTTGTCATGTCTGTTCTCAGGTTGCCATCTCATCCCTGGAGCTCATCCAAAGTGGATGTTGCAGTCGCACAGTGAATGCAGATGTATGCATGTCCTCACGGAGGTCAATTGAGGCTGTGATGTCACCATGACTCCTTCTCccccctgtgtctctctgcttCAGATCTCCGTGAGTTTCCCCCTGACGAACGGAGCCCCCAAACTGTCTATGAAGGAGCAGGCACTGTCATCCCCTGTCAGCCACCCCCACACTACCCAGGTGAGCACAGTGCCGAAGCTGTCAGAGTTGTGGTCCTGACAGAGACCTTTACAGGAGAGATGGGAAAGATACCCTGTCTGGCATGAttgttttttataatgtttttgtcTCTCCCACAGCTCTGTCCTACCGGTGGTTTGTCAATGAGTTCCCCACCTTCGTGCAGCCAGACAGAGGCCGCTGGTTCGTCTCTCAGGTGACGGGGAACCTGTATCTGGCCAAGGCCGAGCCCAACGACACTGGGAACTACTTCTGCTTTGGCACCAACAGCATGGAATTCACCACAAAGAGTGTCTTCAGCAAACCCAACCAGCTCACCGTGCAGCCTGACGGTATGACACACTCTACAACTGCTACAACCATGATACtcataataatgaaaacaatagttatatattgaatattattaatgtgaatgtgtattgtttgtatttggACCACTATCCTTTTGACTTTTAACAACCCCCGctttctctctttcactctctctatAGCTTCCCCCAGAAAGTCTGCCCCGAACATCAAAGTGCGCTTCCCATCTGACACCTACGCACTGACTGGGCGCAGCGTGCAGCTCGAGTGCTTCGCATACGGCAAGTGAGTGTCTGCCCCTCTACTTTCCCCTTGACCATCTCAAACAAAAGGTGACTTTGCAGGAATAGTTCACAACATAGGCCGAAGTCAACACATTGGAGATTGTGTTGATTTTGACGTGTGAGAACATCATGAGTCTTAAATCATAATAAAGCAGTGCGTTTACGGTGGTGGAGGGAGTTTCCTGACGTGCCAGATGAGAGAGGCCAGTCGTTGTTGTGATGCTTGAACCCTTGTCTCTGCGCCAACCCACAGCCCTGTTCCGAAGTTGCGGTGGCGGAAGGTAGACGGATCCCTGCCCTCCAAGGTGGTGACCAGTGCGGAGGGGTCAGTGCTGCTGGTGCCCGAGCTGGGGTTTGAGGATGAGGGCATGTATGAGTGCGAGGCCCGTAACTCGGAGGGCCGGGACACCTTCCAGGGACGCATCACGGTGCAAGGTATCCCGGGGCACCACGGtgctgctgtactgtagtgaTTTAGTAGTTGTATTTTTGCATGTCATCCCTAGCATAGCTAAAGTTAAAATTTTATAttagatgtatttttattttttttctgttctcaattaatttttttcagtTATAGCTAGGATACTTACAGGAGCTAGCAAGAGAGGGATAGAGGGAGAAGGTAGACATGACATGATAGTCTCTTGCTTCTCTCCTCAACGTTCAACCTTCTTAGCAACACCAGACGCAGTGTTTTTAGGTAGAAAGTTAAACCCCCTGAAGGCTGTCCCAGTTCACCGTGATTGCTCATTTGTCTCCTTACTCTGCCCAGCCCAGCCCGAGTGGTTGGAGATGATTAGTGACTCAGAGAAGGAGATCAGCTCAGAGCTGCGCTGGCGGTGTGTCGCTGGGGGAAAGCCACGGCCCTCCATCCGCTGGCTCCGCAATGGACAGCTGCTCGCCTCCCAGGTACCAGCCAGCACTTGCAGTGACCAGTGCTTTGTTTGTAGGTGTTCACAATTTCTTCCAAGTGGATAAAGTGCTGAATGGATACATGTCTGATATGTTTTTGTGCAAACTCTTACTCCTGGCTTGAGCTAGCCCGACAAACATGCACATGTATATAAAACCTCTCTTGAGTTTCCTCTTCTCACTTTCTTTCTCATCCAGCAGGATCGAATCGAGGTCAATAACGGACAGCTGAAGATCTCCAGCCTGGCCCTGGAGGATTCTGGCATGTATCAGTGCGTGGCAGAGAACAAACATGGCACCATTTACTCCAATGCAGAGCTGAAAGTACAAGGTGAGAGGTCAGGGATCAAAATACAGATGGGTCAGAAACAATGTAGAATATTGTCACAAGAGCTGCAAGTCTGTGAATCAAACTACAATACATATGCTGTATATATAGGACTCAGGGCTCCATTAGATCAAACCAGAGTTACAGGACAGGTGTAGGAATGCTTTCTGGTATCAGTGCTGGTACTGAAAAAAACTATCAATGTCTTTGGTCATTATTTGTGCTCCCTGTCAGGTGTGATTCCTCCCTGGTTTAATTTTTCCCCTCCATATCGAATTTATTCTTCTTTTTCCACCTTTCTTCCCCTCCCTCCTGCCTCTTTCTCCATCCTATTTCTCCATCCTATTTCCTGACTGTAGTCCAGGCACCGGATTTCCGACTTAACCCGGTTCGCCGGCTGATACCGGCCGCTCGGGGGGGCCAGGTGATGATGAAGTGCCGCCCCCGGGCCGCACCCAAACCCACCCTGTTCTGGAGCCGAGGGACGGAGCTCCTGTCCAACAGCAGCCGGTGAGTCAAGGgcagaaatgcacacacacacacacatggacacacacagcTTGTTCAAACCATCCCTGACTAGAGCTAGGGACATTATACAGATCCCTgccacattaaattaaagaaccTACACAAGACCACCTGTTCCCATTCTCCACCGCCAGGAATAATGTAGCAGTTTCATACAGTCCATGAATTTATACACAAAAGATGTTCTTGGTAGCGTGAAGTGGGTGTTGTGTACCCAGTGTTTAGTTGTGTCTGGGCAAGATCCAAGAATTCGTGAGCAAAGCTGTGTCCTCCCCAGGGTGACAATCTATGCAGATGGTACGCTCTGGATTCAGAATATCAGCCGTGCGGACGAGGGGAAGTACACCTGCTTCGCTGAGAACTTCCTGGGAAAAGCCAACAGCACGGGGATCCTGTCTGTCCGGGGTAAGAAATGGGGGAGCAGGGGCAGGGAATGGTGGAAATGAGTTCAATGGATTTGATTAGAtatctccactccactccacataaaaaataaaaataaaaatccctgTCTCCAAAGTATAATGCTCCTCCTCACACCTCTTGTTTCTCCTGCTAGATTTTCGCCTTTAATCAGTTTCAGAAATCATGACTGCGCTGTAAAAAAATCAACCTGTGAAACACCCTTCCTAACCTTGAACCTGACTAGCCTACCCCCTCCACAGATGCCACAAAGATCACTCTGGTGCCGTCCAACGCTGACATCAACCAGGGAGAGAACATCACGCTGCAGTGCCATGCGTCGCACGACCCCACCATGGACCTCACCTTCACCTGGTCTCTGAACGGGGTGTTGCTGGACACGGAGCAAGACAGCGGACACTTCCATCGCCTGGAGGGGGTGAGTCTTGTCCTGGAGGGTACACAGTTAGGACTGTGCAATTTTGGTGCAAATTACCCTGTGGTGCTGTGATAAGTATCAGATGTGCTCACAGTTTTCAGCTCCCTGTAGTGAGGAGTTGTCTGACATGTCTTGGGATGTTCTTCTCCCCAGAAAGAGACGGTGGGGGACCTCACCATCGTGAATGGCCAGCTGGGGCATGCGGGGACATACATGTGTACGGCGCAGACTGTGGTGGACAGTGCCTCCGCCTCCGCCAAGCTGGTGGTCAGAGGTAAAGGACCCTGGGACTTGTCTGAGGGGAACCGAAAGCTAGGGGCGTCTTCAGAAAAGGAGGTGATGGATAACTCATTCTCTTGCTGCCCTAGGTCCTCCTGGGCCACCAGGGGGCGTGGTGGTGAAGGGGATTAACGAGTCTGCGGTGGAGCTGAGATGGAGCCGGGGCTACGACAACCACAGCCCCATCGGGAAGTACAGCATCATGGGTCGCACTCGCCTCGCCGACACCTGGAAGCCGATGCGAACAGGTGGGTCACTTCACCCACATCTGAAGTCATGCAGTGAACTCGGAGAGAGGGCACAGCTTCCACTCTATCAGCCTTCCAAAGACATGGTGGTGACACTAACCATGGCTTCTTTTGCCACCCTCCAGGTCCGGCCAACATCGAGGGCAATGCAGAGTCTGCCCATGTGATCGGGCTCCTGCCCTGGATGGACTACGAGTTCCGGGTCATCGCCAGCAACATCCTGGGCAGCGGGGAGCCCAGCATGGCATCACAGAGTGTCCGGACCAGGCAGGCAGGTCAGACCAAGCACTGGGGTCAGGGGTCAATCTCCAATCTACTTCTTCTCTTGCTCACGGCCAACAGATTTCACTTCCCGTTATGAGGGCCATGTATATCTCCCAGTTAGTCATAAGCTCTTTGTCTGTTTCTTGGTGCCAATGGAAACTTGTAAATGTTTTACTCCCCAGCCCCCACAGTCGCCCCCAGTGGACTCGGAGGAGGAGGCGGCGACCGGCACGAGCTTATCATCACCTGGACTGTGAGTGTGTCCGCGTGCCTGGACTGTAGTTCACTAGGTGTCATAGTCTGCCGGTGTTTTGctgttatattttttgt
Coding sequences within it:
- the cntn2 gene encoding contactin-2 isoform X1; its protein translation is MRPTPTRATPPTPPHLHTHSHTPPRHLSAAVLSRAAWEPSRISSLACCSGSQPASAALQQRSPPLKRFLPLVVIVEPRMWHPSGLLCLLSLSFIGLGAQASGYGPVFEEQPSSLLFPDGLTEEKVNLGCRARASPPATYRWKVNGTDVRVEDEPRYTLVAGNLVISAPQRGQDSGSYQCLATNPSGTIISQEASVRFGYLREFPPDERSPQTVYEGAGTVIPCQPPPHYPALSYRWFVNEFPTFVQPDRGRWFVSQVTGNLYLAKAEPNDTGNYFCFGTNSMEFTTKSVFSKPNQLTVQPDASPRKSAPNIKVRFPSDTYALTGRSVQLECFAYGNPVPKLRWRKVDGSLPSKVVTSAEGSVLLVPELGFEDEGMYECEARNSEGRDTFQGRITVQAQPEWLEMISDSEKEISSELRWRCVAGGKPRPSIRWLRNGQLLASQQDRIEVNNGQLKISSLALEDSGMYQCVAENKHGTIYSNAELKVQVQAPDFRLNPVRRLIPAARGGQVMMKCRPRAAPKPTLFWSRGTELLSNSSRVTIYADGTLWIQNISRADEGKYTCFAENFLGKANSTGILSVRDATKITLVPSNADINQGENITLQCHASHDPTMDLTFTWSLNGVLLDTEQDSGHFHRLEGKETVGDLTIVNGQLGHAGTYMCTAQTVVDSASASAKLVVRGPPGPPGGVVVKGINESAVELRWSRGYDNHSPIGKYSIMGRTRLADTWKPMRTGPANIEGNAESAHVIGLLPWMDYEFRVIASNILGSGEPSMASQSVRTRQAAPTVAPSGLGGGGGDRHELIITWTPMAREYQNGEGFGYILAFRNRAAPNWEFFTVPNAESSRFVYQNDSLSAYCPFEVKIKAYNSKGEGPYSQIALVHSAEEEPTVTPRRVNATSQSAFEILVSWDPVQHLSTNGVLQGYEIRYWRQNEKAAAADRVRTAGLESTARVSGLRPSTLYYVTVLAYNSAGTGPPSAPTTVTTKKPPPSRSPENVSWRIDGTWVTVAWDHVKALKNESAVSSYKVLYKHEGQVALKVQDKSKTSIRLPLPQDNGYVVLEICASGEGGDGPPHEIIVSRDSGTGMMVQNSARDLTPLHTVLTTTAVMLAFIGLLEL
- the cntn2 gene encoding contactin-2 isoform X2, translated to MRPTPTRATPPTPPHLHTHSHTPPRHLSAAVLSRAAWEPSRISSLACCSGSQPASAALQQRSPPLKRFLPLVVIVEPRMWHPSGLLCLLSLSFIGLGAQASGYGPVFEEQPSSLLFPDGLTEEKVNLGCRARASPPATYRWKVNGTDVRVEDEPRYTLVAGNLVISAPQRGQDSGSYQCLATNPSGTIISQEASVRFGYLREFPPDERSPQTVYEGAGTVIPCQPPPHYPALSYRWFVNEFPTFVQPDRGRWFVSQVTGNLYLAKAEPNDTGNYFCFGTNSMEFTTKSVFSKPNQLTVQPDASPRKSAPNIKVRFPSDTYALTGRSVQLECFAYGNPVPKLRWRKVDGSLPSKVVTSAEGSVLLVPELGFEDEGMYECEARNSEGRDTFQGRITVQAQPEWLEMISDSEKEISSELRWRCVAGGKPRPSIRWLRNGQLLASQDRIEVNNGQLKISSLALEDSGMYQCVAENKHGTIYSNAELKVQVQAPDFRLNPVRRLIPAARGGQVMMKCRPRAAPKPTLFWSRGTELLSNSSRVTIYADGTLWIQNISRADEGKYTCFAENFLGKANSTGILSVRDATKITLVPSNADINQGENITLQCHASHDPTMDLTFTWSLNGVLLDTEQDSGHFHRLEGKETVGDLTIVNGQLGHAGTYMCTAQTVVDSASASAKLVVRGPPGPPGGVVVKGINESAVELRWSRGYDNHSPIGKYSIMGRTRLADTWKPMRTGPANIEGNAESAHVIGLLPWMDYEFRVIASNILGSGEPSMASQSVRTRQAAPTVAPSGLGGGGGDRHELIITWTPMAREYQNGEGFGYILAFRNRAAPNWEFFTVPNAESSRFVYQNDSLSAYCPFEVKIKAYNSKGEGPYSQIALVHSAEEEPTVTPRRVNATSQSAFEILVSWDPVQHLSTNGVLQGYEIRYWRQNEKAAAADRVRTAGLESTARVSGLRPSTLYYVTVLAYNSAGTGPPSAPTTVTTKKPPPSRSPENVSWRIDGTWVTVAWDHVKALKNESAVSSYKVLYKHEGQVALKVQDKSKTSIRLPLPQDNGYVVLEICASGEGGDGPPHEIIVSRDSGTGMMVQNSARDLTPLHTVLTTTAVMLAFIGLLEL